A region from the Nocardioides exalbidus genome encodes:
- the moaA gene encoding GTP 3',8-cyclase MoaA, with amino-acid sequence MTTPLADRFGRVATDLRVSLTDRCNLRCSYCMPAEGLDWLPTDETLTDDEVVRLVTIGVEQLGIREVRFTGGEPLLRRGLLDIVARSHALGVETSLTTNALGLQRTAQALADAGLDRINASLDTVRPETFATITRRDRFDDVVAGLEAAKAAGLGPIKINAVLLRGTNDDQAPELLRWCLEHGYDLRFIEQMPLDAQHDWNRAAMVTADEIFESLSGEFTLTPHSEPRGSAPAELFAVDGGPATVGIIASVTRPFCGDCDRVRITADGQVRNCLFARHESDLRTALRSGASDAVIAERWVVAMRGKAAGHGIDDETFLQPDRPMSAIGG; translated from the coding sequence GTGACGACACCTCTGGCAGATCGCTTCGGCCGCGTGGCCACTGACCTGCGCGTGTCCCTGACCGACCGGTGCAACCTCCGGTGCAGCTACTGCATGCCGGCGGAGGGCCTCGACTGGCTCCCCACCGACGAGACGCTCACCGACGACGAGGTGGTCCGGCTGGTCACCATCGGGGTCGAGCAGCTGGGGATCCGGGAGGTGAGGTTCACCGGCGGTGAGCCGCTGCTGCGTCGCGGGCTCCTCGACATCGTGGCCCGCAGCCACGCGCTCGGCGTCGAGACGTCGCTGACCACCAACGCGCTCGGCCTCCAGCGCACCGCCCAGGCGCTGGCCGACGCGGGGCTCGACCGGATCAACGCCAGCCTCGACACCGTCAGGCCCGAGACCTTCGCGACGATCACCCGGCGCGACCGGTTCGACGACGTCGTGGCGGGCCTCGAGGCCGCGAAGGCCGCCGGACTCGGACCGATCAAGATCAACGCCGTCCTGCTGCGCGGCACCAACGACGACCAGGCGCCCGAGCTGCTGCGCTGGTGCCTCGAGCACGGCTACGACCTCCGCTTCATCGAGCAGATGCCCCTCGACGCCCAGCACGACTGGAACCGCGCGGCGATGGTCACGGCCGACGAGATCTTCGAGTCGCTGTCGGGCGAGTTCACGCTGACGCCCCACTCCGAGCCGCGGGGCAGCGCCCCCGCCGAGCTCTTCGCCGTCGACGGCGGTCCTGCCACCGTCGGCATCATCGCCTCGGTGACCCGGCCCTTCTGCGGCGACTGCGACCGGGTCCGGATCACCGCCGACGGCCAGGTCCGCAACTGCCTGTTCGCCCGTCACGAGTCGGACCTCCGCACGGCGCTCCGGTCCGGCGCCAGCGACGCCGTCATCGCCGAGCGCTGGGTCGTCGCGATGCGGGGCAAGGCCGCGGGACACGGGATCGACGACGAGACCTTCCTCCAGCCCGACCGCCCGATGTCCGCCATCGGGGGCTGA
- a CDS encoding acetone carboxylase gives MQPEMDRDICSAKGCQADAVWDLQWNNPKIHTPERRKSWLACDEHRQSLSDFLGARGFLKDVVAHTPA, from the coding sequence GTGCAGCCCGAGATGGACCGCGACATCTGCTCGGCCAAGGGCTGCCAGGCCGACGCCGTGTGGGACCTGCAGTGGAACAACCCGAAGATCCACACGCCCGAGCGCCGCAAGTCGTGGCTCGCGTGCGACGAGCACCGCCAGTCGCTCAGCGACTTCCTCGGGGCCCGCGGGTTCCTGAAGGACGTCGTGGCGCACACGCCCGCCTGA